The Rhopalosiphum maidis isolate BTI-1 chromosome 1, ASM367621v3, whole genome shotgun sequence genome has a segment encoding these proteins:
- the LOC113555233 gene encoding cyclin-T1, which yields MHEDRWYFSKEQLENTPSKRFGIDADKELSYRQIAANLIQEMGQRLHTTQLCINTAIVYMHRFYMYHPFTLFHRNAIATACLFLAAKNEEQPRKLEHVLKVSIICLNKQHGHNFHHIDNKSEVYLEQVQDLLKNEETLLKTLGFETAIDHPHTHIVRCCHLVRASKDLAQTAYFMASNSLHLTTMCVQYKPTIVACFCIHLACKWSKWELKDSMEGKPWFWYVDQSVTTELLEQLTTEFLTIFDKCPSRLKKRLMATNTMDKNGALANYCSSQQMQSPTPPLPSNYKHQGHSRMVNARPTPSKFPNPIVFQPPTRTNGVPTDHKFVVPATRPIPSKEQPPSPIVNKPLAPVKPKVEIPTTLNNNVKNEILPQRPKSIPKPPEQVIKQEVITKQEMIVKPEPIRNQFSVGRDNHSEVITSVLKEMTKHNDLNILSVIKSPRESPPKVKKPSIFSPVPEDEPQDVKPFIIKSEPSENILIKSEPIDESYNKSEPLIESYVKSEPLLETFIKSEPMSPETLDVPKFDPELMLNPVGPTGTIEMDGETCNSNTHKKKKKKHKEEKREKKKHKKDKKHKDGEHRHHKHKDKHKEPEPIRITIPKEKIKQIPPVVITTPHSPPRGIKLKIAKERIGGNGPGSGSSLRIKISKDDRGLKRDHSPNETTPKRNRKERRDSDSGLGFSQS from the coding sequence ATGCATGAGGATCGTTGGTACTTCTCAAAAGAGCAGCTGGAGAATACACCCAGCAAACGATTTGGCATCGATGCTGATAAAGAGCTGTCATACCGACAGATTGCTGCCAACCTCATTCAAGAGATGGGCCAAAGGTTGCACACCACCCAACTGTGTATAAACACTGCCATTGTGTATATGCACCGTTTCTACATGTACCATCCTTTTACGCTATTTCATCGTAATGCAATAGCTACCGCATGTCTTTTTCTTGCTGCTAAGAATGAAGAACAACCGCGAAAATTGGAACATGTTCTCAAGGTTTCCATAATTTGTCTAAATAAACAACATGGTCATAATTTTCATcacattgataataaatctGAAGTTTATTTAGAGCAAGTACAAGACTTgttaaaaaatgaagaaaCTTTGTTAAAAACTTTAGGTTTTGAAACAGCCATTGATCACCCTCATACTCACATAGTAAGATGTTGTCATTTGGTAAGAGCCAGTAAAGATCTCGCCCAGACAGCATATTTTATGGCATCCAATAGCCTACATTTAACCACCATGTGTGTCCAATATAAACCAACCATTGTCGCTTgcttttgtatacatttagcATGCAAATGGTCAAAATGGGAGTTAAAAGATAGTATGGAGGGAAAACCATGGTTTTGGTATGTAGATCAAAGTGTAACAACTGAACTACTAGAACAATTAACTAcagaatttttaacaatatttgataaatgtcCATCTCGTCTGAAAAAACGATTAATGGCTACTAATACCATGGACAAAAATGGAGCATTAGCTAATTATTGTTCTTCTCAACAAATGCAATCACCAACTCCTCCTTTGCCTTCTAATTATAAACACCAGGGTCATTCCCGAATGGTAAATGCCAGGCCTACACCGTCCAAATTTCCTAATCCTATAGTCTTCCAACCGCCAACCAGAACTAATGGTGTTCCGACAGATCACAAATTTGTAGTACCTGCTACTAGACCTATTCCTTCTAAAGAACAGCCACCCTCACCAATCGTTAATAAACCACTAGCACCAGTAAAACCTAAAGTTGAAATACCgacaactttaaataataatgttaaaaatgaaattctcCCACAAAGACCTAAATCAATACCTAAACCTCCGGAACAAGTTATTAAACAGGaagttataactaaacaaGAAATGATTGTCAAACCTGAACCTATTCGAAATCAATTTTCTGTTGGTCGGGATAACCATTCTGAAGTAATAACAAGTGTGCTCAAAGAAATGACCAAgcataatgatttaaatattttatctgtgATTAAATCTCCTCGAGAATCTCCACCCAAAGTTAAAAAGCCATCAATATTTAGTCCAGTACCTGAAGATGAACCACAAGATGTTaaaccttttattattaaatctgaaCCATcagaaaatatacttattaaatcagAACCAATAGATGAAAGTTACAATAAATCTGAACCACTAATAGAAAGTTACGTTAAATCTGAACCATTACTagaaacttttattaaatccGAGCCAATGAGTCCTGAGACTCTAGATGTACCTAAATTTGATCCTGAGCTAATGTTAAATCCTGTTGGTCCAACTGGTACTATTGAAATGGATGGAGAAACTTGTAATTCAAATAcacataaaaagaaaaagaaaaaacataaagaagaaaaacgtgaaaaaaagaaacataaaAAGGATAAAAAACATAAGGACGGAGAACATAGACATCACAAGCATAAAGATAAACACAAAGAACCAGAACCTATTAGAATAACAAtaccaaaagaaaaaattaagcaAATACCACCTGTAGTTATAACTACACCACATTCTCCTCCTAGaggcattaaattaaaaattgccaAAGAAAGAATTGGAGGTAATGGTCCAGGATCTGGAAGTAGTTTACGTATTAAAATCAGTAAAGACGATAGAGGATTAAAAAGGGATCATAGTCCAAATGAAACAACTCCAAAGAGAAATCGTAAAGAACGAAGAGATTCTGATTCCGGATTAGGTTTTAGTCAGAGttag